The Cryptococcus depauperatus CBS 7841 chromosome 7, complete sequence genome window below encodes:
- a CDS encoding septum formation protein Maf, which yields MPTTTPLVGPTALSLPIFKKLANRRVILASASPRRKAVLATTGFHPEVVPSTFAEDLPHSRFQGHLADYPIATGAEKAIEVYERLIKESPHNPPDLVIAADTVVVFPPEKDTEEGGAAHGEISEILEKPINNDEQAKNLALMAGRKCEIITGITIVYPSLEHPGYKVHSISCSTLLQFYNNSPQIIQAYVNSGEGSDRAGGFAIQGLGGILVESVEGNYDNCVGFPSAPFWRWLSELDEEGIFDEAWGS from the exons ATGCCTACCACTACTCCACTCGTTGGCCCTAcagctctttctcttccaatattcAAGAAACTTGCCAATCGAAGAGTCATCCTTGCTTCTGCCAGCCCTCGACGTAAAGCGGTACTTGCAACCACC GGGTTCCATCCTGAAGTAGTGCCGTCAACCTTTGCAGAAGATCTGCCTCATTCTAGATTTCAAGGTCATTTGGCCGACTATCCAATCGCTACTGGCGCAGAAAAG GCAATTGAAGTGTACGAACgcttgatcaaggaaaGCCCACACAATCCTCCTGATCTTGTCATCGCTG CTGATACCGTCGTTGTATTCCCGCCAGAAAAGGATACCGAAGAAGGGGGGGCTGCCCACGGCGAGATTTCTGAAATTTTAGAAAAGCCTATTAATAATGACGAGCAAGCAAAGAATCTAGCACTTATGGCTGGAAGAAAATGCGAAATCATCACTGGTATAACTATAG TGTATCCAAGTTTAGAGCATCCTGGTTATAAAGTCCA TTCAATATCATGTTCCACCCTTCTCCAATTCTATAATAACTCT CCGCAAATAATTCAAGCTTATGTAAATTCTGGCGAAGGCAGCGATCGAGCTGGCGGTTTTGCTATTCAG GGCTTAGGGGGCATCCTGGTTGAAAGCGTAGAGGGGAACTATGATAACTGTGTTGG CTTCCCATCGGCTCCATTCTGGCGCTGGTTGTCTGAACTCGACGAGGAGGGCATCTTTGACGAAGCCTGGGGATCGTGA